The DNA segment AAGCGCATCGCAACTCACCAGCTTCGGCAAACAGATACCTGTTTGTCATCCAGCAAGTGATGAAACAAGCACTGAAAGAAAAAGCCATCACAAGCGACCCTGCCGCTTCGATCAAAAAGCTGAACGAAAAACAGCATGAACGAAAAAACTTCCTAACCCCCAAGGAAGTTGAGATTCTGTTGGCACAAGCTGCGAAACAGAAGACCAGACACTACATGGTGCTAGCCATTCTTCTTGGCTTGGAACACGGATGCAGCCGTCAAGAAGTTCTTGACCTGACATGGGCCGACATTGACCTTGAGTTCGGCGACCTAGGCTTAATCCGCTTTTACCGAACCAAAAACAAACAGGAACGACTCCACACCATCATGCCAAGGACGCGAGAGGCGCTCCTGAAACGAAAAGATCATCTTGAAAAAATGAGGGAGAAGCGCAGTATCAAAGTTGAAGCTGACTATGTCGCTGGACGCCTCAACGGCACACGACTCACCAACTTCAACAGGGCTTGGCGAACCATCCGTGACGCATGCAGCTTCAAAAAGAAGCTCAACTTCCACGACCACCGCCACACGTATTGTACAAATATCGTACTAGCTGGAGGATCGACCAAACATGCGGCAGCCATGATCGGCCACAATGATCCGCGCATGACTGAACGCTACACCAACCTTGAAAACCTGATCCACAATCCAGTGCAAGACAAGCTGGCCGCACACTGCCAAAATACATAAAAATCCCATTTGGGACATATATGGGACACGAAACCGTTTTCCGGCCTCAAACCAAAGAAAAAGGACCTCGGATAATTATCCGAAGTCCTTAACTTTCTTGTGGTGGAGCTGGAGGGAATCGAACCCACGACCTCTTGAATGCCATTCAAGCGCTCTCCCAACTGAGCTACAGCCCCACGATGTTGGGTGGAGCGGTATTTAGCTAAGGCTGGATGAGATGTCAACTGAAAAAGAAAAACTGATCAGATTTTTTTGTGCGGCTCTTCATTGCTTCGTCTCCCTTCTTGAAGTAGGAAATACGGACGGTTGGACACGTATGGAGAATCAATGGCACATGTAATCAAACGAATCCTGCTCAAGCTGCTATGGGTTGGCGTGGTGTTTTTCGGCATCACCGTCATTAGCTTTTGGGTGATTCATCTTGCTCCGGGGTCGCCCACAGATTTGCAGACAACGCTCAATCCCGATGCTGGAGTTGAGGCGAGAATGCAGCTTGAAAAGCTCTACGGACTCGATAAGCCCCTGCACATCCAATACGCCAATTGGCTGGAAAGATTGCTACAGTTCGACTTCGGACAATCCATGTCCGGCGATCATCGCCCCGTGTGGGATAAAATCAAGGAACGCCTGCCCCTGACATTTGGCATGAATGTCGCCTCATTGATACTGACCTTACTCATTGCTGTTCCCATAGGCGTCGCCGCAGCGTGGTGGAAAGGAGGAGCCTTTGACAAAATATCCACGGTCGTCGTTTTCATCGGGTTTGCCATGCCCGGTTTCTGGCTGGCTCTCCTGCTTATGCTGTGGCTTGGTATCAACTGGCACATTCTACCAATTTCCGGCCTGACATCACTTGGTCATGAGAACATGTCCAGCCCGGCACAGATTTGGGATGTCACCAAACACCTGATCATGCCCATTTTCATTTATACGTCCGGGTCCTGGGCTGGCATGAGTCGCTTCATGCGATCTTCCATGCTTGAGGTACTCCGACAAGACTATATCATGACAGCCAGGGCCAAAGGGCTGCCAAGTCATGTTGTCCTCTTCAAACACGCCCTTCGCAACGCACTGATGCCGGTCATTACTATCCTTGGTCTCTCTGTTCCGTCACTCATCGGCGGGTCTGTCATCATTGAATCCATCTTCGCCCTGCCGGGGTTGGGACAACTTTTCTTCCAGGCTGTCATGTCACGCGATTATCCGCTCATTATGGGCAGTCTTGTTCTTGGCGCGGTGCTGACCCTTCTGGGGAACCTGCTGGCCGATGTCGGATACGGCCTTGCTGATCCTCGTATTCGTCTTGGGCAGGGGAGACAACGATGAAACGCAAACCTCTCAAACGCCCGGCTCCGTGGGCTCGCCATGCGTTGCTTGGCGTGGGAGTCATCATCGTCGGGCTTATGTCACTGGGAGCGATTCTTGCTCCATGGATTGCCCCATTTGACCCCTCGTTTATCAATGTTGACGCCCTACTCCTGCCCCCATCTGCAATCCACCCCATGGGCACCGATGCTTTGGGCAGAGATGTTTTTTCACGCATTCTGTACGGTGGCCGTGTCTCCCTCTGGGTTGGGTTTGTTGCCGTGGGCATAGCCACTGCCATAGGACTGACCCTCGGCTTGGTCGCCGGATATTTTGGCAAACTCGTTGACGAGATCATCATGCGCGGAGTGGATGTCATGCTCTGCTTCCCATCCTTTTTCCTGATCCTGGCCGTGATCGCTTTTCTGGAACCAAGCTTGACGAATATCATGATAGTGATCGGACTGACGGGATGGATGGGAGTCGCGCGACTTGTCCGTGCTGAAACCCTGACCATTCGCGAACGAGACTATATCATGGCTGCTCGAGCAGCCGGAGCCGGACCGACCCGTATCATCGTACGCCATATTCTGCCCAACGCCATAGCGCCCATCCTAGTCTCCGCGACCCTGGGCGTGGCAGGGGCTATCCTGACAGAATCATCTCTTTCCTTCCTTGGACTCGGTGTCCAGCCCCCGAACGCATCTTGGGGCAATATGCTGATGGAAGGCAAAGAGGTCCTCGGCATTGCATGGTGGTTGTCGGTTTTCCCCGGCCTGGCCATCCTGTTCACCGTCCTTGGATACAACCTTCTTGGCGAGTCACTGCGAGACTTGCTGGACCCGAGATTGAAACAATGAGCACTCCATACACCCGATCCGCCACAGAAGATGATGTCTTCGCCATGGAACAAATCATGCGCGATGCCTTTGAAAACAGCTATGCCCATTTCATGCCTGAGCAATACGTCCGCGCCTGGTTCGACACGAACCAAGCGCAAAAATCCGTCCGAGTCGGACTGGGGCGGGCAGGCGTCACTGAAATCATGGGTCGAGTTGTCGGATTTGTCATGTATCTGGACAATACCATCACCCAGTTGTGGGTAGACCCGAAATACACCCGAAAAGGGGCAGGACGAGCTTTGGTGGAATGGATTGAAGGAGAATATCGCACAAAAGGCTATCCGACCATTACTCTCTACTGCTATGAAGCCAATCGTGATGCCTTGGAATTTTACAAAAAACTTCGCTTCCGGCGCGCTTCTACATTCCAGTCACAAGACGTACAGGGAGGTCCAGTCCCGGTGTATACCATGCTCAAAATGGTTTCGAAATTCAAAAACACATGAGTTCAAGATATCCAGCGAACAAAGAAAAAACACACCTCGTTCCCGCTCCACGGCGAGAGTGAAATGCCCTGCTCCTTCCTCTTTTCCCCTGCGCCGCCATGGTGTATAAGGAGTTTTGTTGCGTTGAATTCAATGGCATTCTCCGGGCTTCCTTGAAGAGGAGTCATCCAACTTTTTCATCAGGCTGGTAATACATGCTCGAACTCCTCCGCATTCGAAATCTCGCCCTCATAGAGGACGTCGAACTCGAATTCTCACCGGGCCTCAACACCCTAACCGGCGAAACCGGCGCAGGTAAATCATTCATCATGCGCGCCGTTGATTTTCTCATGGGCGAGCGTATGGAAGCAAAACTGGTTCGGCCCGGTGCAGAAAAAGCATCGGTCGAAGCCCTTTTCATCCTGCCCGAGGGAGAAACCGTTATTCGCAGGGAACTCTCGGCTCAAACAGGCCGCAGTCGGGTTTTTATCAACGACACTTTATCGTCCCAACCGACGATCAGGGACTTGGCTCCCAGGCTCATCATTCACACCAGCCAACATGGTCAGCAAAAACTTCTCTCGCCAAGCTTTCAGGCAGAGGTGCTCGATTCCTTTCTGCCCGATGCAACGTTGTTGCAGACACGAACCGAAAACTTTGCCGTCCTGAATGATGTTCTGGAACGCAAAAAAGCACTCATGGCCCGATTTGAGGAAGTAGAGAAGCAACGTGATTTTCTCGAATACCAAAAAAAGGAAATTGAGAAGGTCGACCCTCTGCCCGGTGAAGAAGACGATTTGGAAGAGCGCAAAAAAATTCTCAAGGATCGGGAAAGGGCTGGAGAATGCCTACAGAATGCATTGGACATCCTGCACGGGGAAGTCGCCCTGCTGGATTCCATGACGCTCCTGACTCGAGAGATGGAAATCATTGCACGACTTTTCCCCGGTTTTGAAGATGACCGTGAAGCCATTGAAGAAATGAGAATGATGCTCCACGACCTGGATTCGAGACTGCGCAAGGGACCAGCGGCTCTGGACGACGAAGACGAGCATATGAGCCTTGACGATATAGAACAACGCCTCTTTGAGTTGGCAAAACTCAAACGGAAACTCCGACGCGGCCTTGATGAAATAGTGGGCCTCAAAGAGGAAATCGATAAAAACCTCTCTTTTCTTGATGCCTGTTCTCTTGATCTCAAGGCGTTGAGGCATGAGGAAGACGAAGCGGCCAAGGCTCTCAGGGAAACCCTGACCAAACTCAACAGAGCTCGCCAGAAGGCGGGAAAAATACTTTCCATACGCATAGTGGAAGAACTGACAGACCTCGGTTTTTCCGAGCATGTCAAAGTCCACTTCGAGTTTGACTGTCGGGAACTCTACCCAGGATGTGAAGACATGCGTGGCCGTCTGATGTGGGTTCCCAATCCGGGACAACCAGCACAACCACTTGACAAAATCGCTTCAGGCGGCGAATTGTCCCGTTTTCTGCTCGCGCTGGTCACCATGCGTGGCGATGACAACCAGGAGCACGACGCCCTGCCATCACTTATTTTTGATGAAGTGGACGCGGGGATCGGCGGTATGACGCTTAATTCAGTGGGGGCGAAACTTCGCAACCTGGCTGATCGGCAACAAATGTTGCTCATCACACACTGGCCTCAACTTGCGGGCAAGGCCGACCGACACTTTCTTATCCGGAAAGAGGTCGAAAACGGAGCCACATATACCCGCTGTAATCGACTTGAGGGAGATCGTATCAAACTGGAACTCTCGCGAATGGCCGGTGGCGGAGAGCAGGGCGATGCCCTTGCAGAAAAACTGTTGAAATAGACTCGGGTCCTCCTTCCAAACTTTTTCCGATATTCATGGGTGTGCTATGATGACATTATTTGTCTCTCTCTATATCAAACTTTTCTTTCTGCTGACTCCCTTTTTCGTCTTGACGGTTTTCCTTTCGTTGACTGAAGGCATGGGTGTGACGGAACAGAGAAAACTCGCCATCAGAACATCGACAGCAGTTTTGATTATCGCGCTCATTCTCTATTTCGCAGGAAACCCCATCTTTTCCACATTGGGAATCACGCTCGACGGCTTCCGGGTGGGTGCAGGGAGCCTGCTTTTCCTTTCCGCCGTTTCGCTCATTTCAGGAAAACGACAAAGCCTGAAGCCTGATGACGATGCAGATGTCGCCGTGGTTCCTCTGGCCATTCCCATCACCGTGGGACCTGCCACCATCGGAACGCTTCTCATTCTGGGCGCAACCCATATTACCGCAGCCCAAAAAACCGCAGGAGCGTCCGCTCTTCTCGCCGCGTGTCTGACTGTGGGTGTCATGCTCTACTCGGCTTCTGCGGTCAAACGCATCATCGGTCCCATGGGGCTTTCAGTCATGACGAAAATCACAGGGCTGGTCCTTTCCGCCATGGCCGGTCAAATTGTCCTGACAGGTGTCAAGAATTTCCTTGGTTAAGCCCAGACGCGACACTCGGCATTAAAAGTGGACTCGGGCAGGGCGAAAGAGTAGGTTTTCCCTGTGACGAGAAATATAATTATTATCACATGCCTGCTTCTTGCCACTCCAAACTTCGCTTTTTCGGCCCTCGCAGGCAGAAAAATGGTACTGACGACGTCCGAAGCCATTCATACTGGAGAAGAAAGCGCTGTCCTCCGCGTGGCCTATGCAAAACTTGGTATTGAATTGGATATCAAGGAACTCCCGCCACGGCGTTCCCTTGAGGATGCCAATGACGGCTTTGCCGATGGGGAAGTTGGACGTGTCGCAGGACTGGAAAAAGAATTCACGAATCTGATTCGCATTGACGTCCCTATCAAGAGCATCGAAACCATGGCCTATTTCACCCATGGAGCAGTGACCATAAACGGACTTGCCGACCTCACCAGATATCGAATCGGCATATTGGAAGGCATGCGCCTTTCAGAAGAACTGACCAAAGGGATGCACCCCATATCGGTTGATTCATGGGAAAAGCTGTACACTCTGCTGGAAATGGGACGTCTAGATGTCATTCTTGCCTCCCGCGAGAGACAAGAGGAGTGGCACGACATACCACAGACCCGGAACCTTGAGTCGGTTCAATTGCAACCACAGGGCCATGCCATATATCACTATCTCAATAAACGACATCTTGATTTTGCCCCGGTTATCAGAATGGTCCTGCAAGACATGCGTCAAACAGGTGAGATGAGAAAGATCCTTTTGCAGGCTTCCATGAACTAGGCTTGGGGAAGAAACTCGCTCTGTCACACAGTCTCAACACTCAAGGGAGACTTGGTTTCTTTACACCCCTTCCCTTCTCAGCTACACAAAATTGTTATGACAACCAACATTGACCTTGCTTTCGAGCACCTCTATCCCGTTCAGTCCTATGAACCGCGTATGGATGGCCGTATTGCCATTCCTTCAGTTTGCAACTATCTTCAGGATATAGCTTCCCGCCATGCCGACACTCTTGGTTTCGGCTACCATGACCTTGAGAAATGTGGCCACTTCTGGATGCTAGCCCGCTTGCACGTCACTATGGAGCGACTTCCTCGATTCGGCGAGAGCTGCCGGATCGAAACATGGCCTTCGGGCAACGAACGCCTTGTGGCCCTGCGTGATTTCCTGCTTCACGATGAAAAAGGACTCATAGGGAAAGCCACGACCTCCTGGGTGACTGTCAATACGACCACACATAAACCGGACAACCCGGAAACGGTCCTCAATCGTCGATTCATTCCCAAGCGGGACCGTGCAACAATTTTTCCCACCAAGGCCATCAAACGTCTCAAGGGCGGAGAGCACGATATCAGGCTTGTTGCCCGACGCTCTGACATGGATATCAATAATCATGTCAACAATGTCCACTATGTGGAGTTCTGCCTGGAGGCGATTCCTCGTTCATGGGAAGAAAAGAATCGGTGCCTTGGCATCGACATTCAATTCAGGTCAGAATCCCATGCCGGAGATGAATATGTCTCGGCATGTGCCCCCGCCGACCCCGACGGCCCGCACGCGACGTTCCTGCATAGCCTGACACGGCTTTCTGATGGGAGAGAAGTCGTCCGCATGCGATCCTGGTGGATACAGGCATGAGTATACAACTCCGCTTTGATGCGACAGGCGTGGATTGGGATGAAGCTGCTGCCATTTTCGAAAAAGCTCCACTGGGCACTCGCCATCCCAAGACTCTGGAACAAGCCTTTACCCGAAGCTCTCTCGTCTGTTTTGCCTGGGACGGGGAAATTCTCGTGGCAATTGGCCACGCCCTCTCCGACGGCATCCTTCACTCAGTCATCTATGATCTGTGTATGCTACCGGAGTATCAACGCCAGGGACTGGGATCCCGAATGCTTGAAGCAATCCTCACACGCCTGAACACACCTAATTGCGTTCTCTGGTCTGTTCCCGGCAAGGAAAATTTCTATGCTCGCCACGATTTCAGACCAATGCTGACAGCCATGGCCCGTTTTGAAAATCCTGCAAAATCAGCCGTACAGGGATATATAAAACCTTAAAAACCACTCATGGTCACCATTCCCGGCACTCTCAAGAAGGCGCTTTTTTTACGCACAACGAATCCCTTTCCATGAACTCCCCTTGCCCACACAGACCTCGTAGGCTAAACAATACATAAAAAGTCAAGGAGTATGATGTCATGAAGACCGACAATCCAGTCCTACAAGCTCTTTTCGATCGCCGATCCATTCGTCAATTCACCGATGAATCCGTTTCGACAGAGGACATCAAAACCATTCTCGAAGCCGGACGCTGGGCGCCAAGCGGCCTAAACAATCAACCATGGCGCTTCATGGTCATCCCCCGGCACGATGCAAGCCATGAGAAACTCGCCCAATGCACCAAATATGCTCATATCGTTAAGAAATCAGCTGCATGTATCTGTATCATGCTCGACAAATCAGTCATGTACAGCGAGATGAAAGACCACCAGGGAGCAGGAGCCTGCATTCAGAATATGCTGCTTGCCATTCATGCTCTCGGTTTGGGAGGGGTCTGGCTTGGACAAATTGTCAATGATCAGGACGCTTCACTCGGGGCACTGGGGCTGAGCAATGAAAGCTACGAACTCCAGGCAGTCATCGCGCTGGGACACCCGGATCAGAAGGGAAGCTCCAGCCGAAAGAGTCTGGACGATCTCCTGCTGGAGGAACTGTAATGGAGATAAAGAATTTCCCACTCGGCCCACTCCAGACCAATTGCTACCTGCTTTATGACGATTCCGAAGCTCTTGTCATTGATCCCGGTGGCGACCCGACCCAACTGACAGACTTTGTCAAGGAACACGCGCTGACCATCACGCATATCCTGAACACTCATCTTCACTTTGATCACACCTACGGGAACAAGGTTCTGTCTGAAAGGACCGGCGCTCCCATCCTGTGCGGCGAGCATGATCTCCCCCTCCTGGAAAATGAACTGGGCCGGGGGGGGACTTTCGGTCTGCCGGAAGTCGAGCCCTATGAAGCGGAAATCATAGAACCGGGTGAACACACATTCGGAAACTTCTCCTGCACGGTTTTCCATACCCCAGGACACTCGGCTGGAAGCTTGACCTTTCATTTCCCGGACGCACAAGCCGCTTTTGTCGGCGATCTTATCTTCTATCGGTCAATTGGCCGAACCGACTTTCCCGGCGGCGATCTTGAAGTCCTGAAAAATTCGGTCAAGGAATATATCTTCACCCTGCCTCCGGAGACTCTTCTGCTCTCGGGTCATGGACCTGAGACCTCGGTAGCCGATGAAATGCACCACAACCCCTTCTTTGGCGGGTACTGATGAGTCAACCGATCATCATCGACATTCGAGATATGTGTTGAGGCGTGGGCATGGAGGTAGGTTGGTATCTCCGTTTCTCAAAGACCGATAGGGTCGAAGCCATGGTAACGGCCAAGACTGCACCTCAGGTTCGCCATGAGGCACATATTTTCCGTGACTGGATATTTGAATTTCAAGACAAAGAGGATCATGTGCTGGCCCGCATGACGCGACGCAAGCCACTCTATAAAGATGAGGACTCTGCATGAAAGCAGTCATTTATACGGCCAGCCATCGCAGGGAAGGCAACACGGACAGAGTCGCCGAACTGCTTGAAGCGGGTGTCATCAAAGCCGGAGGAAAATCGGAGATAATTCATGTCCGGGACAGGGATGTCAGGCCATGCCTGGCCTGTGGATATTGTGACAAATCCACTCACCTTCAAGGACAACAGCGATGTATTCTCGGCAAAAAAGACGAAGCATGGGCAATGTTCGAGCCAATGTTCACAGCCCAAACTGTTTTTTTTGCCTCCCCCATATACTTCTACCACCTGCCATCACGGCTCAAAACATGGATAGACAGGGGGCAACAGTTCTGGAAGGCTCGGATCGACAAGGAAACCTGGATCGCCGACCTCCCCCGGCGCACTGTGCATTCGGTGCTGGTTGCCGGGCAACCTGAAGGAATAAAGCTCTTCGAGGGCGCACGGCTGACGCTCAAATACTTTGTCGCGAATTTTAATATGAAATTGGCCTCTCCACTGACCTTCCGTGGCGTGGACGCTGCCGAAGATTTGCGTCACCATACTGAAATGGAAAAGCTAATCGTCGAATGTGGACAGAAGGCATGGCAGGATGCCACACTCCCTGAATGACCCTTTCCATTCGCTCCATGCTCGAATGGACCGGGCTGCACCAAGGTCGATGCCCGGTCTGCGCCATGCTGACAGCCAGGGGGGTACTCTGCGAGACGTGTGCTTCTGCCCTTGCGGCCCGTACGGGCGGCTATTGTCCGGGATGCGGCGAAATATTTGCTGACGAAACCATGCCGCTGAACCTGTGCGGTGCGTGTCGCCTTTCACCGGAACCGTGGGGGCGCTTCTTTTTTCATGCCATCCATACTGGGGCACTCCGAGACCTGATCCTCGGATATAAATTCAATAATGCAACAGGCTCGACACGCTTGCTGGCAGAGATGCTGGCTGCGGCTTTTCTCGACAAAGAAGGCCCGCCTCCCGATATCATCGTTCCTGTTCCGTTGCACAAGCGTAGACTCCTTTGGCGTGGTTTTAATCAGAGCACGGAACTGTGCCGTCCGCTCAGTCAACAAACACACTCACCTATCGTGCAAAAAAGCCTTGTACGCACCAGATACACACAGCCACAGACCATGCTTGGGCGAGCTGAACGGCGCGAAAACATCAAATCCGCATTCACAGCCAACACCGACCTCGTCCGAGGGAACCGGGTACTCCTGGTCGATGACGTTTACACGACAGGTGCCACACTCAGGGAATGTACGGTAATGCTCAAGCAAGCCGGCGCCACAAGGGTGGATGTCCTTGTCCTGGCCCGTGCCATGCAATAGATGACAAGGCACAGGCTCGAGGTAAAAAACAGGCTGGAATTCAATTCTATTATATAAATGACTTTCCGTTTCAAGGCGGTATGCCCTCATACGACCAGACAATCTTTAAAAATGCCCACGGGACATTCAGAAAAAAAGGGGATTGCCTCATGGAGTTTCTTGATTTTTCCCCGACACTGTGACAGTAATCCGTCTGCCGCAAAAAAATAAAAAAAAGTGGCTGGGGGCTTGACTTCTGCGACAAGTTGCGGATAGGTTGCCTCCTCTTACGAACTGGAGGTTTTAACTATGTTTGCTATCATCGAGACCGGCGGAAAGCAGTACCGCGTTGAAGAAGGTCTTGAACTCAAAGTAGATTTGCTCAAAATCGAGGCTGGCGAAAAGCTGGACATCGATTCCGTTCTCCTGGTTGACAAGGACGGCGACACCAAGATCGGCGCACCCTTCATTGAAGGCGCAAAGGTCGAGTGCGAAGTTCTGGGTCACTCTCGTGGCAAAAAGGTTGTGGTTTTCCACAAGCTGCCTAAAAAGGATGCCCGCAAAACGCAGGGTCACCGCCAGGATTATACTTCTATCAAAGTCAAATCCATCACGGCCTAGCGCCTGAGGGGAGGATAACATGGCTCATAAAAAAGCTGGTGGTAGTTCCAGAAACGGTCGCGACAGTGCCGGTCAAAGACGAGGCGTCAAACGTTTTGGCGGTCAGGAAGTCCTGGCTGGCAACATCCTTGTCCGCCAGGTCGGCTCCTCTTTTCACGCTGGCGAAGGTGTCGGCACAGGCAAGGACTACACTCTGTTCGCCCTGCGCGACGGTGTTGTTAAGTTCGAGAAGTACACACGCAA comes from the Pseudodesulfovibrio piezophilus C1TLV30 genome and includes:
- a CDS encoding ABC transporter permease; its protein translation is MAHVIKRILLKLLWVGVVFFGITVISFWVIHLAPGSPTDLQTTLNPDAGVEARMQLEKLYGLDKPLHIQYANWLERLLQFDFGQSMSGDHRPVWDKIKERLPLTFGMNVASLILTLLIAVPIGVAAAWWKGGAFDKISTVVVFIGFAMPGFWLALLLMLWLGINWHILPISGLTSLGHENMSSPAQIWDVTKHLIMPIFIYTSGSWAGMSRFMRSSMLEVLRQDYIMTARAKGLPSHVVLFKHALRNALMPVITILGLSVPSLIGGSVIIESIFALPGLGQLFFQAVMSRDYPLIMGSLVLGAVLTLLGNLLADVGYGLADPRIRLGQGRQR
- the rplU gene encoding 50S ribosomal protein L21, which translates into the protein MFAIIETGGKQYRVEEGLELKVDLLKIEAGEKLDIDSVLLVDKDGDTKIGAPFIEGAKVECEVLGHSRGKKVVVFHKLPKKDARKTQGHRQDYTSIKVKSITA
- a CDS encoding acyl-[acyl-carrier-protein] thioesterase — translated: MTTNIDLAFEHLYPVQSYEPRMDGRIAIPSVCNYLQDIASRHADTLGFGYHDLEKCGHFWMLARLHVTMERLPRFGESCRIETWPSGNERLVALRDFLLHDEKGLIGKATTSWVTVNTTTHKPDNPETVLNRRFIPKRDRATIFPTKAIKRLKGGEHDIRLVARRSDMDINNHVNNVHYVEFCLEAIPRSWEEKNRCLGIDIQFRSESHAGDEYVSACAPADPDGPHATFLHSLTRLSDGREVVRMRSWWIQA
- a CDS encoding DNA repair protein RecN, with the translated sequence MLELLRIRNLALIEDVELEFSPGLNTLTGETGAGKSFIMRAVDFLMGERMEAKLVRPGAEKASVEALFILPEGETVIRRELSAQTGRSRVFINDTLSSQPTIRDLAPRLIIHTSQHGQQKLLSPSFQAEVLDSFLPDATLLQTRTENFAVLNDVLERKKALMARFEEVEKQRDFLEYQKKEIEKVDPLPGEEDDLEERKKILKDRERAGECLQNALDILHGEVALLDSMTLLTREMEIIARLFPGFEDDREAIEEMRMMLHDLDSRLRKGPAALDDEDEHMSLDDIEQRLFELAKLKRKLRRGLDEIVGLKEEIDKNLSFLDACSLDLKALRHEEDEAAKALRETLTKLNRARQKAGKILSIRIVEELTDLGFSEHVKVHFEFDCRELYPGCEDMRGRLMWVPNPGQPAQPLDKIASGGELSRFLLALVTMRGDDNQEHDALPSLIFDEVDAGIGGMTLNSVGAKLRNLADRQQMLLITHWPQLAGKADRHFLIRKEVENGATYTRCNRLEGDRIKLELSRMAGGGEQGDALAEKLLK
- a CDS encoding ComF family protein, whose translation is MTLSIRSMLEWTGLHQGRCPVCAMLTARGVLCETCASALAARTGGYCPGCGEIFADETMPLNLCGACRLSPEPWGRFFFHAIHTGALRDLILGYKFNNATGSTRLLAEMLAAAFLDKEGPPPDIIVPVPLHKRRLLWRGFNQSTELCRPLSQQTHSPIVQKSLVRTRYTQPQTMLGRAERRENIKSAFTANTDLVRGNRVLLVDDVYTTGATLRECTVMLKQAGATRVDVLVLARAMQ
- a CDS encoding transporter substrate-binding domain-containing protein, whose protein sequence is MVLTTSEAIHTGEESAVLRVAYAKLGIELDIKELPPRRSLEDANDGFADGEVGRVAGLEKEFTNLIRIDVPIKSIETMAYFTHGAVTINGLADLTRYRIGILEGMRLSEELTKGMHPISVDSWEKLYTLLEMGRLDVILASRERQEEWHDIPQTRNLESVQLQPQGHAIYHYLNKRHLDFAPVIRMVLQDMRQTGEMRKILLQASMN
- a CDS encoding GNAT family N-acetyltransferase gives rise to the protein MSIQLRFDATGVDWDEAAAIFEKAPLGTRHPKTLEQAFTRSSLVCFAWDGEILVAIGHALSDGILHSVIYDLCMLPEYQRQGLGSRMLEAILTRLNTPNCVLWSVPGKENFYARHDFRPMLTAMARFENPAKSAVQGYIKP
- a CDS encoding tyrosine-type recombinase/integrase, which encodes MATVTIAKCPRKKTKDVYRVDFYNPETQKKEYYGTFKKKGDAKAAKAKLEVAIDGGEAIEVPRTNRSLRSKTVTHFCHIKEKEWKRRGQEGSLSPATTSDYIGRLKRIRKVFGKKIIGTITEELLLQFRAKEAHRNSPASANRYLFVIQQVMKQALKEKAITSDPAASIKKLNEKQHERKNFLTPKEVEILLAQAAKQKTRHYMVLAILLGLEHGCSRQEVLDLTWADIDLEFGDLGLIRFYRTKNKQERLHTIMPRTREALLKRKDHLEKMREKRSIKVEADYVAGRLNGTRLTNFNRAWRTIRDACSFKKKLNFHDHRHTYCTNIVLAGGSTKHAAAMIGHNDPRMTERYTNLENLIHNPVQDKLAAHCQNT
- a CDS encoding MBL fold metallo-hydrolase, producing the protein MEIKNFPLGPLQTNCYLLYDDSEALVIDPGGDPTQLTDFVKEHALTITHILNTHLHFDHTYGNKVLSERTGAPILCGEHDLPLLENELGRGGTFGLPEVEPYEAEIIEPGEHTFGNFSCTVFHTPGHSAGSLTFHFPDAQAAFVGDLIFYRSIGRTDFPGGDLEVLKNSVKEYIFTLPPETLLLSGHGPETSVADEMHHNPFFGGY
- a CDS encoding nitroreductase family protein, encoding MKTDNPVLQALFDRRSIRQFTDESVSTEDIKTILEAGRWAPSGLNNQPWRFMVIPRHDASHEKLAQCTKYAHIVKKSAACICIMLDKSVMYSEMKDHQGAGACIQNMLLAIHALGLGGVWLGQIVNDQDASLGALGLSNESYELQAVIALGHPDQKGSSSRKSLDDLLLEEL
- a CDS encoding MarC family protein — its product is MMTLFVSLYIKLFFLLTPFFVLTVFLSLTEGMGVTEQRKLAIRTSTAVLIIALILYFAGNPIFSTLGITLDGFRVGAGSLLFLSAVSLISGKRQSLKPDDDADVAVVPLAIPITVGPATIGTLLILGATHITAAQKTAGASALLAACLTVGVMLYSASAVKRIIGPMGLSVMTKITGLVLSAMAGQIVLTGVKNFLG
- a CDS encoding flavodoxin family protein; its protein translation is MKAVIYTASHRREGNTDRVAELLEAGVIKAGGKSEIIHVRDRDVRPCLACGYCDKSTHLQGQQRCILGKKDEAWAMFEPMFTAQTVFFASPIYFYHLPSRLKTWIDRGQQFWKARIDKETWIADLPRRTVHSVLVAGQPEGIKLFEGARLTLKYFVANFNMKLASPLTFRGVDAAEDLRHHTEMEKLIVECGQKAWQDATLPE
- a CDS encoding GNAT family N-acetyltransferase yields the protein MSTPYTRSATEDDVFAMEQIMRDAFENSYAHFMPEQYVRAWFDTNQAQKSVRVGLGRAGVTEIMGRVVGFVMYLDNTITQLWVDPKYTRKGAGRALVEWIEGEYRTKGYPTITLYCYEANRDALEFYKKLRFRRASTFQSQDVQGGPVPVYTMLKMVSKFKNT
- a CDS encoding ABC transporter permease — its product is MKRKPLKRPAPWARHALLGVGVIIVGLMSLGAILAPWIAPFDPSFINVDALLLPPSAIHPMGTDALGRDVFSRILYGGRVSLWVGFVAVGIATAIGLTLGLVAGYFGKLVDEIIMRGVDVMLCFPSFFLILAVIAFLEPSLTNIMIVIGLTGWMGVARLVRAETLTIRERDYIMAARAAGAGPTRIIVRHILPNAIAPILVSATLGVAGAILTESSLSFLGLGVQPPNASWGNMLMEGKEVLGIAWWLSVFPGLAILFTVLGYNLLGESLRDLLDPRLKQ